In Halorussus limi, a genomic segment contains:
- a CDS encoding PaaI family thioesterase has product MSEEFAAGGDSPADATAEMQAFVDRHGYLSWLGVTVESVERGRLVMSVPYDEKLVNPDPDGTPVVHGGIAATLVDTASGFALRTTFEDPAEAALTTTDLNVSYLRPATGDLRAEAEVVRAGGSMGVTEVTVTSERPDGEGATEVAVGRASYRLFREGET; this is encoded by the coding sequence ATGAGCGAGGAGTTCGCCGCGGGCGGCGACTCGCCCGCGGACGCGACGGCCGAGATGCAGGCGTTCGTGGACCGCCACGGCTACCTCTCGTGGCTCGGAGTGACGGTCGAGTCGGTCGAGCGCGGCCGACTCGTCATGTCGGTCCCGTACGACGAGAAGTTGGTCAACCCCGACCCCGACGGCACCCCCGTCGTCCACGGCGGCATCGCCGCGACGCTGGTGGACACCGCCAGCGGGTTCGCACTGCGGACCACGTTCGAGGACCCGGCCGAGGCCGCGCTCACGACCACCGACCTGAACGTCTCGTACCTCCGACCCGCGACGGGCGACCTGCGGGCCGAGGCCGAGGTGGTGCGGGCCGGCGGGTCGATGGGCGTGACCGAAGTCACCGTCACGAGCGAGCGACCCGACGGCGAGGGGGCGACCGAAGTCGCGGTCGGACGCGCGAGCTATCGGCTGTTCCGGGAGGGAGAGACGTGA
- a CDS encoding phosphotransferase family protein, which yields MTGEEYDDATTEDERDDSATGTGHATDDDSATDDGHATDAERDYFERLVDRPALRDYLADRLGDADEFAVSHHAEGHSNETLFVTWGDRELVVRRPPPGETADTAHDVLREYRVMDALQDTAVPLPGTVLACEDHSVVGSDFYVMERVEGDVLRHAEPDRFGTPAARQRVGEELVDTLAAVHAVDYEAVGLGEFGRPEGYTRRQVERWTKQLEWAFERTADERTVPKLREVGDWLAEECPTDHERTLVHGDYKLDNVLFAPGAPPELAAVFDWEMATLGDPLADLGWMLSYWRDPGDPDPATPELTATFMAAEGYPTRRELVERYERATGIEYENDRFYRALAVYKLAALGEMFYRRYLEGNSDDPMYPKMEHRVPDLARRAERIIDGDEPL from the coding sequence ATGACAGGTGAAGAATACGACGACGCCACGACCGAGGACGAACGCGACGACTCTGCGACCGGGACCGGTCACGCGACCGACGACGACTCCGCGACAGACGACGGTCACGCGACCGACGCCGAACGCGACTACTTCGAGCGACTCGTGGACCGGCCCGCGCTCCGGGACTACCTCGCCGACCGTCTCGGGGACGCCGACGAGTTCGCCGTCAGCCACCACGCGGAGGGCCACTCCAACGAGACGCTGTTCGTGACGTGGGGCGACCGCGAACTCGTCGTCCGGCGGCCGCCGCCGGGCGAGACGGCCGACACCGCCCACGACGTGCTTCGGGAGTACCGGGTGATGGACGCGCTTCAGGACACCGCGGTCCCGCTCCCCGGGACCGTGCTGGCCTGCGAGGACCACTCGGTCGTCGGCAGCGACTTCTACGTGATGGAGCGCGTCGAGGGCGACGTCCTCCGCCACGCCGAACCCGACCGCTTCGGGACGCCGGCGGCCCGCCAGCGGGTCGGCGAGGAGTTGGTCGACACGCTCGCGGCCGTCCACGCCGTCGACTACGAGGCGGTGGGTCTCGGCGAGTTCGGCCGCCCGGAGGGCTACACCCGGCGGCAGGTCGAACGCTGGACCAAGCAGCTGGAGTGGGCGTTCGAACGGACCGCCGACGAGCGGACGGTGCCGAAACTCCGGGAGGTCGGGGATTGGCTCGCCGAGGAGTGCCCGACCGACCACGAGCGGACGCTGGTCCACGGCGACTACAAACTCGACAACGTGCTGTTCGCGCCGGGCGCGCCGCCGGAACTGGCCGCGGTGTTCGACTGGGAGATGGCGACGCTCGGCGACCCGCTGGCGGACCTCGGGTGGATGCTGTCGTACTGGCGCGACCCCGGCGACCCCGACCCGGCCACGCCCGAACTGACCGCGACGTTCATGGCGGCCGAGGGCTACCCGACCCGGCGGGAACTCGTCGAGCGCTACGAGCGGGCGACCGGCATCGAGTACGAGAACGACCGGTTCTACCGGGCGCTCGCGGTGTACAAACTGGCCGCGCTCGGCGAGATGTTCTACCGGCGCTACCTCGAAGGAAACAGCGACGACCCGATGTATCCGAAGATGGAACACCGGGTGCCGGACCTCGCCCGGCGCGCCGAGCGCATCATCGACGGCGACGAACCGCTGTGA
- a CDS encoding 3-hydroxyacyl-CoA dehydrogenase/enoyl-CoA hydratase family protein: MTVPDIQRVTVLGAGNMGHGITEVAAMAGYDVTMRDIEADLVADGYEDIRWSLEKLAEKGRLDESAEAVLDRIETTTDLEEAVADTDLVVEAAPERMDLKKDIFGDLDEFAPDDAILASNTSSLSITEMATATSRPERVVGMHFFNPPVKMDLVEVIYGEETADDTAETAYEFVESLGKTPIYVRKDVNGFVVNTVLGPFTDESAWMVSNGEATIREADAAMVHRRGYPMGPFELADLTGIDVGYHVRKEAGRPIPPITEEKVENDELGRKSGRGFYEYEDGEGVNYEPGDGEEFDTLRVEARMINEAARLVGDDVATPEEIDTGVKLGLGFPEGICRRADKIGLDAVLDKLRTLREETGEDRFDPDDYLVELVEQGRTGEEAGAGFHEYGGSGGDGPGDYRLLNYDLSEDGLLAVELDRPERMNALSGDLLGEIDDLLSSVDTDEVRCVTFEGAGDRAFSAGADIGGFADMDPTDAMDVTPAFETVNDFERPVIAKVDGYCLGAGLELALACDLRIATEDSQFGSPEIGLGLIPGGGGTQRLLRLLGETRAKELVFRGNRIDADRAEEWGLVNRAVPESEFEDTVSAFVEDVLEGPPVGLKVAKKVMNEGADASLDAALAMESQGFGLLMSTDDVREGTAAFRDDRDPEFTGE, encoded by the coding sequence ATGACAGTTCCTGACATCCAGCGCGTGACCGTTCTCGGAGCGGGGAACATGGGACACGGAATCACCGAGGTCGCCGCGATGGCGGGGTACGACGTGACGATGCGCGACATCGAGGCCGACCTCGTGGCCGACGGCTACGAGGACATCCGGTGGAGTCTGGAGAAGTTGGCCGAGAAGGGCCGCCTCGACGAGTCCGCCGAGGCGGTACTCGACCGCATCGAGACGACGACCGACTTGGAGGAGGCGGTAGCCGACACCGACCTCGTGGTCGAGGCCGCGCCCGAGCGCATGGACCTCAAGAAGGACATCTTCGGCGACCTCGACGAGTTCGCGCCCGACGACGCGATACTCGCGTCGAACACGTCGAGTCTGAGCATCACCGAGATGGCGACCGCTACCTCGCGGCCCGAGCGAGTGGTCGGGATGCACTTCTTCAACCCGCCGGTGAAGATGGACCTCGTGGAGGTCATCTACGGCGAGGAGACCGCCGACGACACCGCCGAGACCGCCTACGAGTTCGTGGAGTCGCTCGGCAAGACGCCCATCTACGTCCGGAAGGACGTCAACGGCTTCGTGGTCAACACGGTCCTCGGGCCGTTCACCGACGAGTCGGCGTGGATGGTCTCGAACGGCGAGGCGACGATTCGGGAGGCCGACGCCGCGATGGTCCACCGCCGGGGCTACCCGATGGGTCCCTTCGAACTCGCGGACCTCACCGGCATCGACGTGGGCTACCACGTCCGGAAGGAGGCGGGCCGACCGATTCCGCCGATTACCGAGGAGAAAGTCGAGAACGACGAACTCGGCCGGAAGTCCGGCCGGGGCTTCTACGAGTACGAGGACGGGGAGGGCGTGAACTACGAACCCGGCGACGGCGAGGAGTTCGACACCCTGCGCGTCGAGGCCCGGATGATAAACGAGGCCGCGCGACTCGTCGGCGACGACGTGGCGACGCCCGAGGAGATAGACACCGGAGTCAAACTCGGTCTCGGCTTCCCGGAGGGCATCTGCCGGCGCGCGGACAAAATCGGTCTCGACGCGGTCCTCGACAAACTCCGGACCCTCCGCGAGGAGACCGGCGAGGACCGATTCGACCCGGACGACTACCTCGTGGAACTGGTCGAACAGGGCCGGACCGGCGAGGAAGCGGGCGCTGGCTTCCACGAGTACGGCGGTTCGGGCGGCGACGGACCGGGCGACTACCGTCTGCTGAACTACGACCTATCGGAGGACGGCCTGCTCGCAGTCGAACTCGACCGCCCGGAGCGCATGAACGCGCTCTCGGGCGACTTGCTGGGCGAGATAGACGACCTACTCTCGTCGGTCGACACCGACGAGGTGCGGTGCGTCACCTTCGAGGGCGCGGGCGACCGGGCGTTCAGCGCCGGGGCCGACATCGGCGGGTTCGCGGACATGGACCCGACCGACGCGATGGACGTGACCCCCGCGTTCGAGACGGTCAACGACTTCGAGCGCCCGGTAATCGCCAAGGTGGACGGCTACTGCCTCGGCGCGGGGTTGGAACTCGCGCTGGCCTGCGACCTCCGCATCGCGACCGAGGACTCCCAGTTCGGGTCGCCCGAGATCGGTCTCGGCCTCATCCCTGGCGGCGGCGGCACGCAGCGCCTGCTCCGACTGCTCGGCGAGACCCGGGCGAAGGAACTCGTGTTCCGGGGCAACCGCATCGACGCCGACCGCGCCGAGGAGTGGGGACTGGTCAACCGGGCCGTCCCCGAATCGGAGTTCGAGGACACCGTCTCGGCGTTCGTCGAGGACGTGCTGGAGGGGCCGCCGGTCGGCCTGAAGGTCGCCAAGAAGGTGATGAACGAGGGCGCGGACGCCAGCCTCGACGCCGCGCTCGCCATGGAGAGTCAGGGCTTCGGCCTGCTGATGAGCACCGACGACGTGCGCGAGGGGACCGCGGCGTTCCGCGACGACCGCGACCCCGAGTTCACCGGGGAGTGA
- a CDS encoding SDR family NAD(P)-dependent oxidoreductase: MRDQFGVGDATAIVTGASSGIGRTIAERFAADGADVVVCSREQENVEPVAEGIEDSDREGSALAVECDVTDRDAVEALVDATVEEFGGIDVLVNNAGASFMAPFADISENGWETIVDINLHGTFHCTQVAGEHMREDGGGAVINLASVAGQKGSPHMSHYGAAKAGVINLTSTLAFEWAGDDVRVNCIAPGFVATPGVESQMGVSADDIDREEVERRIGTTEEIADLAQFLASPAASYLVGETITAAGVPRIMETPDV; this comes from the coding sequence ATGAGAGATCAGTTCGGCGTCGGCGACGCCACCGCGATCGTCACGGGCGCGAGTTCCGGCATCGGTCGGACCATCGCCGAGCGGTTCGCGGCCGACGGCGCGGACGTGGTGGTCTGCTCGCGCGAGCAGGAGAACGTCGAACCGGTCGCGGAGGGCATCGAGGACAGCGACCGCGAGGGGAGCGCGCTCGCGGTGGAGTGCGACGTGACCGACCGCGACGCCGTCGAGGCGCTGGTGGACGCGACCGTAGAGGAGTTCGGCGGCATCGACGTGCTGGTGAACAACGCGGGCGCGAGTTTCATGGCCCCGTTCGCCGACATCAGCGAGAACGGATGGGAGACCATCGTGGACATCAACCTCCACGGGACGTTCCACTGCACGCAGGTCGCGGGCGAACACATGCGCGAGGACGGCGGCGGCGCGGTCATCAACCTCGCCAGCGTCGCGGGCCAGAAGGGGTCGCCCCACATGAGCCACTACGGCGCGGCCAAGGCGGGCGTCATCAACCTCACCTCGACGCTCGCGTTCGAGTGGGCGGGCGACGACGTGCGGGTCAACTGCATCGCGCCCGGGTTCGTCGCCACGCCGGGCGTCGAGAGCCAGATGGGCGTCAGCGCCGACGACATCGACCGCGAGGAGGTCGAGCGGCGAATCGGCACGACCGAGGAGATAGCCGACCTCGCCCAGTTCCTCGCAAGTCCCGCCGCGTCGTACCTCGTCGGCGAGACCATCACCGCGGCGGGCGTCCCCCGCATCATGGAGACTCCCGACGTGTAA
- a CDS encoding acyl-CoA dehydrogenase family protein, protein MKYDDPERGREVAERVREFVREEVVPVEREYLGDGPVPRDDVRRLRETAREYDVYGPQIPEEYGGLGMDFREMLPVFEAAGRSLLGATAVRANAPDEGNMHTLELVGTDDQKEEWLRPLAEGEARSGFSMTEPMQGAGSDPKMIRTSAEKDGDEWVIDGHKWWTTQGSEADVLLVMARTDEDAHPYQGCSIFLVPADTPGVEIVRDIPHLGGGLTGASHAEIRYEDVRVPEENLLGEENAGFAIAQQRLGPARLTHCMRFSGMAERALDVAKAYAEERRAFDGTLSDKQALRFEIAEAETRLHAVRSMVRHAARQIAAGNEARIEVAMSKTFAANVTQDAIDTAVQICGGNGIGKDLPLADFYENVRQFRIIDGADEVHKRVIARNAFEDTDRSEVEHLLRFDDE, encoded by the coding sequence ATGAAGTACGACGACCCCGAGCGAGGCCGAGAGGTCGCCGAGCGCGTCCGAGAGTTCGTCCGAGAGGAGGTCGTTCCGGTCGAGCGCGAGTACCTCGGCGACGGGCCGGTTCCCCGCGACGATGTCCGCCGACTCCGCGAGACGGCGCGGGAGTACGACGTGTACGGCCCACAGATTCCCGAGGAGTACGGCGGTCTGGGGATGGACTTCCGCGAGATGCTGCCGGTCTTCGAGGCGGCCGGGCGGAGCCTCCTCGGCGCGACGGCCGTCCGGGCGAACGCGCCCGACGAGGGCAACATGCACACCCTCGAACTGGTGGGCACCGACGACCAGAAGGAGGAGTGGCTCCGACCGCTGGCCGAGGGCGAGGCCCGGTCGGGGTTCTCGATGACTGAACCCATGCAGGGCGCGGGGTCGGACCCGAAGATGATTCGCACGAGTGCGGAGAAAGACGGCGACGAGTGGGTCATCGACGGCCACAAGTGGTGGACCACGCAGGGGAGCGAGGCCGACGTACTGTTGGTGATGGCCCGGACCGACGAGGACGCCCACCCGTATCAGGGCTGTTCCATCTTCCTCGTGCCCGCCGACACGCCGGGCGTCGAAATCGTGCGCGACATCCCGCACCTCGGCGGCGGCCTCACCGGCGCGAGTCACGCCGAGATTCGGTACGAGGACGTCCGCGTGCCCGAGGAGAACCTGCTCGGCGAGGAGAACGCCGGGTTCGCCATCGCCCAGCAGCGCCTCGGCCCGGCGCGCCTGACCCACTGCATGCGCTTCTCGGGGATGGCCGAGCGCGCCCTCGACGTGGCGAAGGCCTACGCCGAGGAGCGCCGCGCGTTCGACGGGACGCTCTCGGACAAGCAGGCGCTCCGGTTCGAAATCGCCGAGGCCGAGACCCGCCTCCACGCGGTCCGCTCGATGGTCCGCCACGCCGCCCGTCAGATAGCCGCCGGCAACGAGGCCCGCATCGAGGTGGCGATGAGCAAGACGTTCGCGGCGAACGTCACGCAGGACGCCATCGACACCGCGGTCCAGATTTGCGGCGGCAACGGCATCGGCAAGGACCTGCCGCTCGCGGACTTCTACGAGAACGTCCGCCAGTTCCGCATCATCGACGGCGCGGACGAGGTCCACAAGCGCGTCATCGCGCGAAACGCCTTCGAGGACACCGACCGGAGCGAGGTCGAACACCTGCTCCGGTTCGACGACGAGTAA
- a CDS encoding MMPL family transporter, whose amino-acid sequence MKRLFERPARFVTEHSLVVVVLMLLLTAGVGAGVTKLQLSSEATGSDAFGDTEVAQKQLYIQDNYAQRNDSGGSPTPVYVRDTDGNVLSKSSLLDSLRYQKAVRSNESVAGALPDRGGVVGVSNLVAKRLAGSQSASLSDQIAALESAGEAEVERTVKQTLSEGSPALELLPKDYEPGTASATSRRMVFRFRTAGEDGQRAQGTPATRVLYEQADEADGHFTTGPHAQSVYRKQTQQDTFELILPAALAAILAVLAFSYRDLVDVVVGFVGVVLSVVWMFGILGWLQIPAGFTLIIGPVLIVGLSVDYGLHVFMRYREERGEGDDIRGPMSRSLSSVAVAVGLVTVTTAVGFMSNVTNEFDLIKDLSVGITLGVVSAFVIFVTIVPALKVSVDSLLERVGLDRRKRPLGKTRLLEPLLGSGADLARRAAPAVVVVALVAGAASGLAWTELDRKAFQQGDDGVAEWKQDLPEPLAWEVTEYEKNSAFVDERYRSADESDRRISQILVEGDVTDPKTLERLREGRQRAADSEVVFERSGSVPFVSPLTVMESVAARDEAFAETFREADTDGDSVPDRNLRKVYAALYDAAPEEASRVIERTASGEFRSLRMVVPIQPDAKYGTQADEMRAVAAAVDDDGDALTATAVGAATVSEAESSQTADSILTTLVIALAAVFVMLMVVYRIAEGSASLGAITVVPIALVTALVVGGMYLLDVPLTLLTSLLMSLVIGLGIDYNIHISDRFAQELDAGRDAYRALREAVTGTGGALFGSTLTSTGAFSALLLSPSPQLRSFGTLVVLALSLSFVVAIFVLPSLLLLWTRYVHATPEAVTESPSGTPAGRQD is encoded by the coding sequence ATGAAACGCCTCTTCGAGAGGCCGGCCCGATTCGTCACCGAACACAGCCTCGTCGTCGTCGTCCTGATGCTCCTGCTGACGGCCGGCGTGGGCGCCGGCGTCACGAAACTCCAACTCTCCAGCGAGGCGACGGGGAGCGACGCGTTCGGCGACACGGAGGTCGCACAGAAGCAACTCTACATTCAGGACAACTACGCCCAGCGAAACGACAGCGGCGGGTCGCCGACCCCCGTCTACGTCCGCGACACGGACGGAAACGTCCTCTCGAAGTCGTCGCTGCTCGACTCGCTCCGGTACCAGAAGGCGGTCCGGAGCAACGAGTCGGTCGCCGGGGCGCTCCCCGACCGGGGCGGCGTCGTCGGCGTCTCGAACCTCGTCGCCAAGCGACTGGCCGGGAGCCAGTCCGCGTCGCTGAGCGACCAAATCGCGGCGCTCGAATCGGCCGGCGAAGCCGAAGTCGAGAGGACCGTGAAACAGACGCTCTCGGAGGGGTCGCCCGCGCTCGAACTCCTGCCGAAGGACTACGAACCGGGCACCGCGAGCGCGACGAGTCGCCGGATGGTCTTCCGGTTCCGGACCGCGGGCGAGGACGGTCAGCGGGCGCAGGGGACGCCCGCGACTCGCGTTCTCTACGAGCAGGCCGACGAGGCGGACGGTCACTTCACCACGGGCCCCCACGCCCAGAGCGTCTACCGCAAGCAGACTCAGCAGGACACCTTCGAGTTGATACTCCCCGCCGCGCTCGCGGCCATCTTGGCCGTCCTCGCGTTCTCCTATCGGGACCTCGTGGACGTGGTCGTCGGCTTCGTGGGAGTCGTCCTGTCGGTCGTCTGGATGTTCGGCATCCTCGGCTGGCTTCAGATTCCGGCCGGGTTCACGCTCATCATCGGTCCGGTCCTCATCGTCGGACTCAGCGTCGACTACGGGCTTCACGTCTTCATGCGCTACCGCGAGGAGCGCGGCGAAGGCGACGACATCCGCGGGCCGATGAGTCGGTCGCTGTCGTCGGTCGCCGTCGCGGTCGGTCTCGTCACGGTGACGACCGCGGTCGGCTTCATGTCGAACGTCACCAACGAGTTCGACCTCATCAAGGACCTCTCGGTCGGCATCACCCTCGGCGTCGTCTCGGCGTTCGTCATCTTCGTGACCATCGTCCCGGCGCTGAAGGTGAGCGTCGACAGTCTGCTCGAGCGAGTCGGTCTCGACCGACGAAAGCGACCGCTCGGCAAGACCAGACTCCTCGAACCCCTGCTGGGAAGCGGCGCCGACCTCGCGCGGAGGGCCGCGCCGGCCGTCGTCGTCGTCGCGCTCGTGGCGGGCGCGGCGAGCGGTCTCGCGTGGACGGAACTCGACCGCAAGGCGTTCCAGCAGGGCGACGACGGCGTCGCCGAGTGGAAACAGGACCTCCCCGAACCGCTCGCGTGGGAGGTCACGGAGTACGAGAAGAACAGCGCGTTCGTGGACGAGCGCTACCGGTCGGCCGACGAGAGCGACCGCCGAATCTCCCAGATTCTCGTCGAGGGCGACGTGACAGACCCGAAGACGCTCGAACGCCTCCGCGAGGGCCGCCAGCGCGCCGCCGACAGCGAGGTCGTCTTCGAGCGGTCGGGGTCGGTGCCGTTCGTCTCGCCGCTGACCGTCATGGAGTCGGTGGCCGCCCGCGACGAGGCGTTCGCCGAGACGTTCCGCGAGGCCGACACCGACGGCGACAGCGTGCCCGACCGGAATCTCCGAAAAGTCTACGCCGCGCTCTACGACGCCGCCCCCGAGGAGGCAAGCCGCGTAATCGAGCGGACTGCGAGCGGCGAGTTCCGGTCGCTCAGGATGGTCGTACCCATCCAACCAGACGCGAAGTACGGGACGCAGGCCGACGAGATGCGCGCCGTCGCGGCCGCGGTCGACGACGACGGCGACGCGCTGACCGCGACCGCAGTCGGCGCGGCGACCGTCAGCGAGGCGGAGTCGTCCCAGACCGCCGACAGCATCCTGACCACGCTGGTAATCGCGCTCGCCGCGGTGTTCGTCATGCTGATGGTCGTCTACCGAATCGCCGAGGGGAGCGCCTCGCTCGGCGCGATTACGGTGGTCCCCATCGCGCTCGTCACCGCGCTCGTCGTCGGCGGCATGTACCTGCTGGACGTGCCGCTGACCCTGCTCACGTCGCTGCTGATGAGTCTGGTCATCGGCCTCGGCATCGACTACAACATCCACATCAGCGACCGGTTCGCGCAGGAACTCGACGCGGGCCGGGACGCTTACCGCGCGCTCCGCGAGGCCGTGACGGGCACGGGCGGCGCGCTGTTCGGCAGCACGCTGACCTCGACCGGCGCGTTCAGCGCGCTCCTGCTGTCGCCCTCGCCCCAACTCAGGAGCTTCGGGACGCTGGTCGTCCTCGCGCTGTCGCTGTCGTTCGTCGTGGCCATCTTCGTCCTCCCGAGTCTGCTGTTGCTCTGGACGCGCTACGTCCACGCGACTCCCGAAGCGGTCACGGAGTCGCCGTCCGGCACCCCGGCCGGACGGCAGGACTGA
- a CDS encoding class I adenylate-forming enzyme family protein, whose translation MDKSAFGEDARSGNVARLHDETAERHADELALEMHGAEITHGRLRDRTARFAGGLGELGADAGDRVLLYLPNCPEYVVAALGTLKAGAVASPMNPQYKAREIGHQLADTGASVVVTHVALRDHLTEALRETDRSPTVVTVGDPDDISDGDVAFEDVDGDPTTVERESNDVALQPYTSGTTGQPKGVLLTHRNLRAQAFSGFELVDVEPDEDRSLAVLPLYHITGFVHSTWQTLIRGGAVYVRNPAEWDAEDAMRTIEQESITGFIGVAAMYVDLVNHEAFGEYDLSSLRETGQGGAKMPVAVQQEFESVAGVDTWEGYGLTETTAATHTGAATTFGHRLGTIGQPLRMTDCKIVDESGEEVPPGEEGELLVRGPQVMKGYHDLPEANDAAFTEAGYFRTGDVARRDGDNYYEIIDRKKHMINTAGYNVYPSEVEELLFEHDGVADAAVVGVPDERRGETVKAFVVPAPDTEATPEDLKQFCLDNLAEYKHPREVEFVEELPRTASGKVQKFKLVEGEER comes from the coding sequence ATGGACAAGTCCGCGTTCGGCGAGGACGCACGTTCGGGCAACGTCGCGCGCCTCCACGACGAGACGGCGGAGCGCCACGCCGACGAACTAGCGCTGGAGATGCACGGCGCTGAAATCACTCACGGTCGACTTCGGGACCGCACGGCCCGGTTCGCGGGCGGACTCGGCGAACTCGGGGCCGACGCGGGCGACCGAGTCCTCCTCTACCTGCCGAACTGCCCCGAGTACGTCGTCGCCGCGCTCGGGACGCTCAAGGCCGGTGCGGTCGCGTCGCCGATGAACCCCCAGTACAAGGCCCGCGAAATCGGTCACCAACTCGCCGACACCGGGGCGTCGGTCGTCGTCACCCACGTCGCGCTCCGAGACCACCTGACCGAGGCCCTCCGGGAGACAGACCGGAGTCCGACCGTCGTCACGGTCGGCGACCCCGACGATATCTCGGACGGCGACGTGGCGTTCGAGGACGTGGATGGCGACCCGACCACCGTCGAACGCGAGAGCAACGACGTCGCACTCCAACCGTACACCAGCGGGACGACCGGCCAACCGAAGGGCGTCCTGCTCACCCACCGCAACCTCCGAGCGCAGGCGTTCTCGGGGTTCGAGTTGGTCGACGTGGAACCGGACGAGGACCGGAGTCTCGCCGTCCTACCGCTGTACCACATCACCGGTTTCGTCCACTCGACGTGGCAGACGCTGATTCGGGGCGGCGCGGTGTACGTGCGAAACCCCGCCGAGTGGGACGCCGAGGACGCCATGCGGACCATCGAGCAGGAGAGCATCACGGGGTTCATCGGCGTCGCGGCGATGTACGTGGACCTCGTCAACCACGAGGCGTTCGGCGAGTACGACCTGTCGAGTCTCCGCGAGACCGGACAGGGCGGCGCGAAGATGCCGGTCGCGGTCCAGCAGGAGTTCGAGTCTGTCGCGGGCGTTGACACGTGGGAGGGGTACGGCCTCACCGAGACGACGGCGGCGACCCACACCGGCGCGGCGACGACGTTCGGGCACAGACTGGGCACCATCGGCCAACCGCTCCGGATGACCGACTGCAAGATAGTAGACGAGAGCGGCGAGGAGGTCCCGCCGGGCGAGGAGGGCGAACTGCTGGTCCGCGGCCCGCAGGTGATGAAGGGGTACCACGACCTGCCCGAGGCGAACGACGCGGCGTTCACCGAGGCGGGGTACTTCCGGACCGGCGACGTCGCGCGGCGCGACGGGGACAACTACTACGAGATAATCGACCGGAAGAAGCACATGATAAACACCGCGGGGTACAACGTCTACCCGAGCGAGGTCGAGGAGTTGCTCTTCGAACACGATGGCGTCGCGGACGCCGCCGTGGTCGGTGTCCCGGACGAGCGCCGGGGCGAGACGGTCAAGGCGTTCGTCGTTCCCGCCCCGGACACCGAGGCGACGCCCGAGGACCTCAAGCAGTTCTGTCTGGACAACCTCGCGGAGTACAAACACCCCCGCGAAGTCGAGTTCGTCGAGGAACTGCCCCGGACCGCGAGCGGCAAGGTCCAGAAGTTCAAACTGGTCGAGGGCGAGGAGCGCTGA
- a CDS encoding HAD family hydrolase, translating into MPGDEPATDYRAVFWDIGGVVLDPDSVREAHEAFVGRLVEEYAPERSPEDAVETWRRAVGSYFRERDGTEFRSARTAYDRAVAEIAGQSIPESEWRPLFEAVTTEILRPEPGAVEAVERLADSELHVGVVSDVDTAEGLRILETFGVRDRFDSITTSQMVGRTKPDRRMFETALQEADAAPAEAVMIGDRYDHDVAGAKEVGLATVAYGADDGPAVDYRVEDLREVLDIVGASRKT; encoded by the coding sequence GTGCCGGGCGACGAACCGGCGACGGACTACCGGGCGGTGTTCTGGGACATCGGCGGCGTCGTCCTCGACCCGGACTCGGTCCGGGAGGCCCACGAGGCGTTCGTCGGGAGACTGGTCGAGGAGTACGCCCCCGAACGCTCGCCCGAGGACGCGGTAGAGACGTGGCGTCGCGCGGTCGGGTCGTACTTCCGGGAGCGCGACGGGACCGAGTTCCGGTCGGCCCGGACCGCCTACGACCGCGCCGTCGCCGAGATAGCCGGGCAGTCGATACCGGAGTCCGAGTGGCGACCGCTGTTCGAGGCGGTGACCACCGAGATTTTGCGGCCCGAACCCGGCGCGGTCGAGGCCGTCGAGCGACTGGCCGACAGCGAGTTGCACGTCGGCGTCGTCAGCGACGTGGACACCGCGGAGGGACTCCGGATTCTGGAGACGTTCGGGGTCCGTGACCGGTTCGACTCGATAACCACCTCCCAGATGGTCGGCCGGACGAAACCCGACCGCCGGATGTTCGAGACCGCCCTGCAGGAAGCCGACGCCGCGCCGGCCGAGGCGGTCATGATAGGCGACCGGTACGACCACGACGTGGCGGGCGCGAAGGAGGTCGGACTCGCGACGGTCGCGTACGGGGCCGACGACGGCCCGGCGGTCGATTACCGCGTGGAGGACCTCCGCGAGGTACTGGACATCGTCGGCGCGAGTCGGAAAACGTGA